Proteins from one Mycobacterium sp. EPa45 genomic window:
- the nuoK gene encoding NADH-quinone oxidoreductase subunit NuoK: MNPDNYLYLSALLFTIGAAGVLLRRNAIIMFMCVELMLNAANLAFVTFSRMHGHLDGQVVAFFTMVVAACEVVVGLAIIMTIFRTRRSADVDDAHLLRH, translated from the coding sequence ATGAACCCGGACAACTATCTGTATCTGTCGGCACTGTTGTTCACGATCGGTGCCGCAGGAGTGCTGTTGCGCCGCAACGCCATCATCATGTTCATGTGCGTCGAGTTGATGCTCAACGCTGCCAACCTCGCGTTCGTCACCTTTTCCCGTATGCACGGACACCTGGACGGGCAGGTGGTGGCGTTCTTCACCATGGTGGTCGCCGCCTGCGAAGTGGTGGTCGGCCTGGCCATCATCATGACGATCTTCCGGACCCGACGCAGCGCCGACGTCGACGACGCTCACCTGCTACGGCACTGA
- a CDS encoding NADH-quinone oxidoreductase subunit J — translation MTLLAAETFTRTTTAEAVAFWILAAIALAGAIGVVAAPKAVYSAIFLATTMIALAMVYVAQDALFLGVVQVVVYTGAVMMLFLFVLMLVGVDSSESLVETIRGQRVAAIVAGLGFGILLIAGIGNIATTGFVGLTQANAGGNVQGLATLIFTRDLWAFELTSALLITAALGAMVLAHRERFERRKTQRELVVERFQTGARATPLPNPGVYARHNAVDTLARLPDGTDEESSVSTILRTNAGGDGQR, via the coding sequence ATCACGCTGCTTGCCGCCGAAACCTTCACCCGCACCACCACTGCCGAAGCCGTCGCATTCTGGATCCTCGCCGCGATCGCCCTCGCGGGCGCTATCGGAGTAGTCGCTGCACCCAAGGCTGTGTACTCGGCGATCTTCCTGGCGACCACGATGATCGCGCTCGCCATGGTCTACGTCGCGCAGGACGCGTTGTTCCTCGGCGTCGTACAGGTGGTGGTCTACACCGGCGCGGTGATGATGTTGTTCCTGTTCGTGCTGATGCTCGTCGGCGTCGACTCGTCGGAGTCGCTGGTGGAAACCATTCGCGGACAACGCGTAGCCGCGATCGTCGCGGGACTCGGATTCGGCATCCTGCTGATTGCCGGGATCGGCAATATCGCCACCACCGGATTCGTCGGCCTGACCCAGGCGAACGCCGGGGGCAACGTACAAGGCCTGGCGACCCTGATCTTCACTCGCGATCTGTGGGCCTTCGAGCTGACCAGCGCGCTGCTGATCACCGCGGCACTCGGGGCAATGGTGTTGGCACACCGGGAACGCTTCGAGCGACGAAAGACCCAGCGCGAGTTGGTGGTCGAACGCTTTCAAACCGGCGCGCGGGCCACGCCGCTGCCCAACCCGGGCGTCTACGCCCGCCACAATGCCGTCGACACCCTCGCCCGCCTGCCCGACGGCACCGACGAGGAATCCTCGGTCAGCACGATCCTTCGTACCAACGCAGGCGGAGACGGTCAGCGATGA
- the nuoI gene encoding NADH-quinone oxidoreductase subunit NuoI, which yields MPKFLDAVKGFGVTFSTMFKRPITEEYPEKPGPVAPRYHGRHQLNRYPDGLEKCIGCELCAWACPADAIYVEGADNTEEQRFSPGERYGRVYQINYLRCIGCGLCIEACPTRALTMTNVYEMADDNRSDLIYGKDKLLAPLQPGMEPPPHAMAPGTTDDDYYLGHVTGGREVR from the coding sequence ATGCCTAAGTTCCTGGACGCGGTCAAGGGTTTCGGCGTCACGTTTTCGACGATGTTCAAACGCCCCATCACCGAGGAATACCCGGAGAAACCCGGGCCCGTCGCCCCGCGCTATCACGGCCGGCACCAACTCAACCGCTACCCCGACGGACTGGAAAAGTGCATCGGCTGCGAGCTGTGCGCATGGGCGTGTCCCGCCGATGCCATCTACGTCGAAGGTGCCGACAACACCGAAGAGCAACGCTTTTCGCCCGGCGAACGCTACGGGCGGGTGTATCAGATCAACTACCTACGCTGCATCGGCTGCGGATTGTGCATCGAGGCCTGCCCCACCCGGGCGCTGACGATGACCAACGTCTACGAGATGGCCGACGACAACCGCTCCGACCTCATCTACGGCAAGGACAAACTGCTGGCCCCGCTGCAGCCGGGCATGGAACCACCCCCGCATGCGATGGCGCCGGGGACGACGGACGACGACTACTACCTGGGACACGTGACCGGTGGGCGGGAGGTTCGGTGA
- the nuoH gene encoding NADH-quinone oxidoreductase subunit NuoH encodes MSYPDLTVFGLDPWWLILIKAVAVFAFLLLTVLVAILVERKILGRMQMRYGPNRVGPFGLLQSLADGIKLALKEGLTPAGVDKPIYLMAPVISVIPAIMAFAVIPMGPVVSVFGHHTPLQLTDLPVAVLYILAVTSIGVYGIVLAGWASGSTYPLLGGLRSSAQVISYEIAMALSFAAVFLYAGTMSTSGIVAAQERTWYVFLLLPSFAVYVTSMVGETNRAPFDLPEAEGELVGGFHTEYSSLKFAMFMLAEYVNMTTVSALATTLFLGGWHAPWPISLIDGANTGWWPLIWFVAKVWTFLFVFMWLRATLPRLRYDQFMALGWKLLIPVSLVWIMIVAVLHAVGHSGIIPNLIAAVILLLALLAANTLRHRISRRNAPAPTITADARAFPIPPLPGSPAPSKEKADA; translated from the coding sequence ATGAGCTACCCCGATCTCACTGTGTTCGGCCTCGATCCGTGGTGGCTGATCCTGATCAAGGCAGTCGCTGTCTTCGCGTTCCTGTTGCTGACGGTGCTGGTGGCCATTCTGGTCGAGCGCAAGATCCTGGGCCGCATGCAGATGCGCTACGGCCCCAACCGGGTCGGGCCGTTCGGGCTGCTGCAGTCCCTGGCCGACGGAATCAAGTTGGCACTCAAGGAAGGGCTGACTCCGGCCGGGGTGGACAAGCCCATTTACCTCATGGCTCCGGTCATTTCGGTGATCCCGGCGATCATGGCGTTCGCGGTGATTCCGATGGGCCCGGTCGTTTCGGTATTCGGTCATCACACTCCGCTGCAACTGACGGATCTGCCGGTCGCGGTGCTCTACATCCTGGCGGTCACCTCGATCGGGGTCTACGGCATCGTGCTGGCGGGCTGGGCGTCGGGCTCCACCTACCCGCTGCTGGGTGGTCTGCGGTCCAGCGCGCAGGTGATCTCCTACGAAATCGCGATGGCGCTGTCGTTCGCCGCGGTGTTCCTCTACGCCGGCACCATGTCCACCTCCGGGATCGTCGCCGCCCAGGAACGCACCTGGTATGTGTTCCTGCTACTGCCCAGCTTCGCGGTGTACGTCACGTCGATGGTCGGCGAGACCAACCGTGCGCCGTTCGACTTACCCGAGGCCGAAGGTGAACTGGTGGGCGGGTTTCACACCGAGTACTCGTCGCTGAAGTTCGCGATGTTCATGCTCGCCGAATACGTCAACATGACCACCGTCTCGGCACTGGCCACCACCCTGTTCCTGGGCGGCTGGCATGCCCCGTGGCCGATCAGCCTGATCGACGGCGCCAATACCGGCTGGTGGCCGTTGATCTGGTTCGTGGCCAAGGTGTGGACGTTCCTGTTCGTGTTCATGTGGCTGCGTGCCACGCTGCCGAGGCTGCGTTACGACCAGTTCATGGCGCTCGGCTGGAAGCTGCTCATCCCGGTTTCACTGGTCTGGATCATGATCGTCGCCGTCTTGCACGCCGTCGGCCACAGTGGCATCATCCCCAACCTCATCGCCGCCGTGATCCTGCTGCTCGCCCTGCTGGCAGCAAACACGCTGCGGCACAGAATCTCTCGGCGCAACGCCCCAGCACCCACGATCACAGCGGACGCCAGAGCGTTCCCGATACCTCCGCTACCCGGTTCGCCGGCGCCGAGCAAGGAGAAAGCAGATGCCTAA
- a CDS encoding NADH-quinone oxidoreductase subunit G: protein MTQTSDTGTHEAPPVEMVTLVIDDVEVTVPKGTLVIRAAELMGVQIPRFCDHPLLDPVGACRQCLVEVEGQRKPMASCTTTVTDAMVVRTQFTSEAADKAQQGVMELLLINHPLDCPVCDKGGECPLQNQAMSNGRVETRFEDIKRTFPKPINLSSQVLLDRERCVLCARCTRFSEQIAGDPFISLLERGALQQVGIGPGEAFDSYFSGNTVQICPVGALTGTAYRFRARPFDLVSSPSVCEHCASGCAQRTDHRRGVVLRRLAGDDPEVNEEWNCDKGRWAFTYARVGDRLTTPLVRDDNGALRPASWSEAIAVAAAGLRSGRAGVLVGGRVTAEDAYAYAKFARIALDTNDIDFRSRPHSVEEQEFLAARVAGCRDVSYADLETAPVVVLAGFEPEDESPIVFLRMRKAVRKHGLRVLTIAPLVSYGSEKLSARVVLTAPGQEAPALDALADDVPPEAIILVGERLATSPGALSAATRLADRTGARLAWIPRRAGDRGAVETGCLPNLLPGGRPVGETVARQQLVKAWHVDELPVEPGRDSADILIAAAGGELDALVIGGVDAVDLPDPPAALAAIESAGFVVSLELRESAITALADVVFPVSPVAEKAGSYLNWEGRIRTFDPALSSNAFPDLRVLQILADELGVDLGFRTAEAARAEIAALGRWDGDRPAPPSVAPKEPPPLEPDEAVLAGWRLLLDDGRLQDGEPYLAGTARPPVVRLSPATAAGIRAADGDVVIVSTGRGDIALPLAVTEMADGVVWLPLNSPGSAVHEQLGVTPGAVVRIEREGSA from the coding sequence ATGACGCAAACCTCGGACACCGGGACCCACGAGGCGCCGCCCGTGGAGATGGTCACCCTCGTCATCGACGACGTTGAAGTGACTGTGCCCAAGGGCACCTTGGTGATTCGCGCCGCCGAATTGATGGGAGTGCAGATCCCCCGGTTCTGCGACCATCCGCTGCTGGATCCCGTTGGGGCGTGCCGGCAGTGCCTCGTCGAGGTGGAGGGTCAGCGCAAGCCGATGGCCAGTTGCACCACCACGGTGACCGACGCCATGGTGGTGCGTACGCAGTTCACTTCCGAGGCGGCCGACAAGGCACAGCAAGGGGTGATGGAACTGCTGCTGATCAATCACCCGCTGGACTGCCCCGTCTGTGACAAGGGCGGTGAATGCCCGCTGCAGAACCAGGCGATGTCCAACGGCCGGGTCGAAACCCGCTTCGAAGACATCAAGCGCACCTTCCCCAAACCGATCAACCTGTCCAGCCAGGTGCTGCTGGACCGGGAGCGGTGTGTGTTGTGTGCCCGTTGCACAAGGTTTTCCGAGCAGATAGCCGGGGATCCGTTCATCTCGTTGCTGGAACGCGGCGCCCTGCAGCAGGTGGGAATCGGTCCGGGCGAGGCATTCGATTCCTACTTCAGCGGCAACACGGTGCAGATCTGCCCGGTCGGGGCGCTGACCGGAACCGCGTACCGGTTCCGGGCCCGCCCGTTCGATCTGGTGTCCAGTCCGAGCGTCTGCGAGCACTGCGCATCGGGGTGTGCTCAGCGCACCGATCACCGCCGCGGCGTGGTGCTGCGCCGGCTCGCCGGCGACGACCCCGAAGTCAACGAGGAATGGAACTGCGACAAAGGCCGCTGGGCCTTCACCTACGCCCGGGTCGGCGACCGCCTCACCACCCCGCTGGTGCGCGATGACAACGGTGCGCTGCGCCCGGCCTCCTGGTCGGAGGCCATCGCAGTGGCCGCCGCGGGCCTGAGGTCCGGACGCGCCGGCGTCCTGGTGGGTGGGCGAGTGACCGCCGAGGACGCCTACGCGTATGCGAAGTTTGCACGAATCGCCCTGGACACCAACGACATCGACTTCCGCTCCCGCCCGCATTCGGTGGAGGAGCAGGAGTTTCTCGCCGCCCGCGTGGCTGGGTGCCGCGACGTCAGCTACGCGGATCTGGAGACAGCACCCGTGGTGGTTCTCGCCGGGTTCGAGCCCGAGGACGAGTCCCCGATCGTGTTCCTGCGTATGCGCAAGGCGGTCCGCAAGCACGGTCTGAGGGTCCTGACCATCGCGCCGTTGGTGTCCTACGGATCGGAAAAGCTATCGGCACGAGTCGTGCTGACTGCACCCGGTCAGGAAGCGCCCGCCCTCGATGCGCTGGCCGACGACGTGCCGCCGGAAGCGATCATCCTGGTCGGGGAGCGGCTGGCCACCAGTCCCGGCGCGCTGTCGGCGGCAACCCGCCTGGCTGACCGCACCGGAGCCCGCCTGGCCTGGATCCCTCGGCGGGCCGGTGACCGCGGCGCCGTGGAGACCGGTTGCCTGCCGAACCTGCTGCCCGGGGGCCGTCCAGTCGGCGAAACCGTTGCCCGCCAACAGCTGGTGAAGGCGTGGCATGTCGATGAGCTACCGGTGGAGCCGGGCCGCGACAGTGCCGACATCCTCATCGCCGCGGCCGGTGGCGAGCTCGATGCACTGGTCATCGGCGGCGTGGACGCGGTCGACCTGCCGGACCCGCCCGCTGCCCTGGCGGCCATCGAGTCGGCGGGCTTCGTCGTGAGCCTCGAACTGCGGGAGTCGGCGATCACTGCACTGGCCGATGTGGTCTTCCCGGTCTCCCCGGTCGCCGAGAAGGCCGGTTCATACTTGAACTGGGAGGGCAGGATTCGGACCTTCGACCCTGCGTTGAGCTCCAACGCCTTCCCCGACCTTCGGGTGTTGCAGATCCTCGCCGACGAACTGGGCGTGGACCTCGGGTTCCGCACCGCCGAGGCGGCCCGTGCCGAAATCGCCGCCCTGGGCCGGTGGGACGGCGACCGGCCCGCTCCCCCGTCGGTGGCACCGAAAGAGCCGCCGCCGCTTGAGCCCGACGAGGCGGTGCTGGCCGGCTGGCGGTTGTTGCTCGACGACGGCCGGTTACAGGACGGAGAGCCGTACCTGGCAGGCACCGCGCGGCCGCCCGTGGTGCGGTTGTCGCCGGCGACGGCCGCCGGGATACGCGCAGCCGACGGCGATGTGGTCATCGTCTCGACGGGCCGTGGCGACATCGCCCTGCCGCTGGCCGTCACCGAGATGGCCGACGGTGTGGTGTGGTTGCCGCTGAACTCACCCGGTAGCGCGGTGCACGAACAACTCGGGGTGACGCCAGGTGCCGTCGTGCGCATCGAGCGGGAGGGCAGCGCATGA
- the nuoF gene encoding NADH-quinone oxidoreductase subunit NuoF, whose protein sequence is MTPATPLTPVLSRFWDEPEPWTLKTYLRHDGYRALRTALGMKPDDVIATVKESGLRGRGGAGFPTGTKWSFIPQDATGAGAKPKYLVVNADESEPGTCKDIPLMLTTPHFLVEGAIIAAYAIRARHAFIYVRGEVVPVLRRLQAAVAEAYQAGYLGSDIQGSGYDLDLIVHAGAGAYICGEETALLDSLEGRRGQPRLRPPFPAVAGLYACPTVVNNVESIASVPPILLNGVDWFKEMGSEKSPGFTLYSLSGHVTNPGQYEAPLGITLRELLEYAGGVRAGHELKFWTPGGSSTPLLTAEHLDVPLDYEGMASVGSMLGTKALQIFDETTCVVRAVRRWTEFYAHESCGKCTPCREGTYWLSQIYERLETGRGTEEDIGKLLDISDIIFGKSFCALGDGAASPIISSIRHFRAEYEAHLGGSCPFDPYASMLAAPEGVGA, encoded by the coding sequence ATGACACCTGCCACACCGCTGACGCCGGTCCTCAGCCGCTTCTGGGACGAACCCGAACCGTGGACGCTAAAAACGTATCTGCGCCATGACGGTTATCGGGCCCTGCGGACGGCGCTGGGCATGAAGCCTGACGACGTGATCGCGACGGTCAAGGAGTCCGGGTTACGGGGTCGCGGGGGCGCGGGCTTTCCGACCGGCACCAAATGGTCGTTCATCCCGCAGGATGCCACCGGCGCCGGGGCCAAACCAAAGTACTTGGTGGTCAACGCCGACGAGTCGGAACCCGGCACGTGTAAAGACATTCCGCTGATGCTGACCACGCCGCATTTCCTGGTCGAGGGTGCGATCATCGCCGCCTATGCCATCCGCGCCCGGCACGCCTTCATCTATGTGCGCGGCGAGGTGGTGCCGGTGCTGCGCCGCTTACAGGCCGCGGTGGCCGAGGCGTACCAGGCAGGCTACCTCGGCAGCGACATCCAGGGCTCGGGATACGACCTGGACCTGATTGTGCATGCCGGTGCGGGTGCTTACATCTGCGGTGAGGAGACCGCCCTGCTGGACTCGCTGGAGGGCCGACGCGGTCAACCCCGCCTGCGCCCACCGTTTCCCGCGGTCGCGGGGCTGTATGCCTGCCCGACGGTGGTCAACAACGTCGAATCCATCGCCAGTGTCCCGCCGATCTTGCTGAACGGGGTGGATTGGTTCAAGGAGATGGGCTCGGAGAAGTCGCCTGGCTTTACGCTGTATTCACTGTCGGGACACGTCACCAACCCCGGTCAGTACGAGGCCCCGTTGGGTATCACGTTGCGCGAGTTGCTGGAGTACGCCGGCGGTGTACGAGCCGGCCACGAGCTGAAGTTCTGGACCCCGGGCGGCTCGTCGACTCCGCTGTTGACGGCCGAACACCTCGACGTACCTTTGGATTACGAGGGCATGGCGTCGGTGGGCTCGATGCTCGGTACCAAGGCGCTGCAAATCTTCGACGAAACGACGTGTGTGGTTCGTGCGGTGCGGCGCTGGACCGAGTTCTACGCCCACGAGTCGTGCGGCAAGTGCACGCCGTGCCGGGAGGGCACCTATTGGCTCAGCCAGATCTATGAACGGCTCGAGACCGGCCGCGGCACCGAGGAAGACATCGGCAAACTCCTCGACATCTCCGACATCATTTTTGGAAAATCGTTCTGCGCGTTAGGTGATGGCGCCGCGTCACCGATCATCTCCTCGATCAGACATTTCCGCGCCGAGTACGAGGCACATCTGGGCGGCAGCTGCCCGTTCGATCCGTACGCCTCGATGCTCGCCGCACCGGAAGGGGTGGGTGCCTGA
- the nuoE gene encoding NADH-quinone oxidoreductase subunit NuoE has product MTIDLFLGPRPDEPGPPISGPASYPADVAGRLAADAATIIARYPQARSALLPLLHLVQAEDGYLTAAGISFCAGQLDLTEAEVAAVATFYSMYRRTPTGEYLVGVCTNTLCAIMGGDAILDALETELGIHAGSTTSDGRITLEHIECNAACDYAPVIMVNWEFFDNQTPTSASQLVEDIRAGNQPQATRGSQVCPFRQTGRTLAGLTADDGSDGGAPGAATLAGLRVARELNMSAPASAESEAQ; this is encoded by the coding sequence ATGACGATTGACTTGTTTTTGGGTCCCCGCCCCGACGAGCCCGGCCCTCCTATCAGCGGCCCCGCCAGCTATCCCGCCGATGTGGCGGGGCGCCTGGCGGCCGATGCAGCCACGATCATCGCCCGCTACCCGCAGGCCCGTTCCGCGCTCCTGCCCCTGTTACACCTGGTGCAGGCCGAAGACGGTTACCTCACGGCCGCCGGAATCTCCTTCTGCGCTGGGCAACTCGATCTGACTGAGGCCGAAGTGGCGGCCGTGGCGACCTTCTATTCGATGTACCGCCGGACCCCCACCGGTGAGTATCTGGTGGGGGTGTGCACCAACACGCTGTGCGCGATCATGGGTGGCGACGCCATCCTCGACGCGCTGGAGACCGAGCTCGGCATTCATGCCGGGAGCACCACCAGTGACGGGCGCATCACCCTTGAGCACATCGAATGCAATGCTGCCTGCGACTACGCGCCCGTCATCATGGTGAATTGGGAGTTCTTCGACAACCAAACCCCCACCAGTGCAAGCCAACTCGTCGAAGACATCCGCGCCGGAAATCAGCCACAAGCCACCCGCGGGTCACAGGTATGCCCGTTCCGGCAAACCGGGCGAACACTCGCCGGGTTGACCGCTGATGACGGCTCCGACGGCGGCGCACCGGGTGCAGCGACGCTGGCCGGCCTTCGGGTGGCCCGCGAGTTGAACATGTCGGCGCCCGCGTCCGCAGAAAGCGAGGCGCAATGA
- the nuoD gene encoding NADH dehydrogenase (quinone) subunit D, with product MSAQENVIVLGGQDWEEIIAAARQGEAGERIVVNMGPQHPSTHGVLRLILEIEGETVTEARCGIGYLHTGIEKNLEYRNWTQGVTFVTRMDYLSPFFNETAYCLGVEQLLDITDDIPARASVVRVMMMELNRISSHLVALATGGMELGAMTPMFFGFRERELILSVFEAITGLRMNNAYIRPGGLATDLPEDGPERVRELLRILPGRLRELEDLLTENYIWKARTQGVGYLDLTGCMALGMTGPVLRSTGLPHDLRKSQPYCGYENYDFDVITDDGADCYGRYLIRVGEMHESLKIVAQCLDRLEPGPVMISDKKLAWPADLQLGPDGLGNSPAHIAKIMGTSMEGLIHHFKLVTEGIRVPAGQVYIAVESPRGELGVHMVSDGGTRPYRVHYRDPSFTNLQAVAAMCEGGMVADVIAAVASIDPVMGGVDR from the coding sequence ATGAGCGCGCAAGAGAACGTGATCGTCCTCGGCGGCCAGGACTGGGAGGAAATCATCGCCGCCGCCCGTCAGGGTGAAGCCGGCGAGCGCATCGTGGTGAACATGGGCCCGCAGCATCCCTCGACACACGGAGTGTTGCGGCTGATCCTGGAGATCGAGGGGGAAACAGTCACCGAGGCGCGCTGCGGAATCGGCTATCTGCACACCGGGATCGAGAAGAACCTGGAGTACCGCAACTGGACGCAGGGCGTCACCTTCGTGACCCGGATGGATTACCTGTCACCGTTTTTCAACGAGACCGCCTACTGCCTGGGCGTGGAACAACTGCTGGACATCACCGACGACATCCCGGCCCGCGCCAGCGTCGTGCGGGTGATGATGATGGAACTCAACCGCATCTCAAGCCATTTGGTGGCACTGGCGACCGGAGGCATGGAGTTGGGGGCGATGACCCCCATGTTCTTCGGCTTCCGCGAACGCGAGCTGATTCTCTCGGTGTTCGAGGCGATCACCGGATTGCGGATGAACAACGCCTACATCCGTCCCGGCGGCCTGGCCACCGATCTTCCCGAGGACGGCCCCGAGCGGGTGCGTGAACTGCTCAGAATACTGCCGGGCCGCTTGCGCGAGCTCGAAGACCTGCTGACCGAGAACTACATCTGGAAGGCCCGCACCCAGGGTGTCGGGTACCTCGACCTGACCGGCTGCATGGCACTCGGCATGACCGGACCGGTGCTGCGCTCCACCGGACTTCCGCACGACCTGCGCAAGAGCCAACCCTATTGCGGCTACGAGAACTACGACTTCGACGTCATCACCGACGACGGCGCGGACTGCTACGGCCGGTATCTGATCCGGGTGGGCGAGATGCACGAATCGCTCAAGATCGTGGCCCAGTGTCTGGACCGGCTGGAGCCGGGTCCGGTGATGATCAGCGACAAGAAGCTGGCGTGGCCCGCCGATCTGCAACTCGGACCGGACGGTTTGGGCAACTCCCCCGCACATATCGCCAAGATCATGGGCACGTCCATGGAAGGGCTGATCCACCACTTCAAACTCGTCACCGAGGGTATCCGGGTACCGGCCGGCCAGGTGTACATCGCCGTCGAGTCCCCACGCGGAGAGCTCGGCGTGCACATGGTCTCCGACGGCGGCACCCGCCCCTACCGCGTGCACTACCGCGATCCGTCGTTCACCAATCTCCAAGCGGTGGCGGCGATGTGCGAGGGCGGCATGGTGGCCGACGTCATCGCCGCCGTCGCTTCCATCGACCCGGTCATGGGAGGTGTCGACAGGTGA
- a CDS encoding NADH-quinone oxidoreductase subunit C: MTDQDRSDPATDLGGEVIGVRRGMFGINGSGDTSGYGRLVREVALPGSTPRPYGGYFDEVVDRLAEVLGDDGFTAAVERVVVFRSQLTVEVRREHLVAVARALRDDERLRFELCCGVSGVHYPQDAGRELHAYYPLLSITHNRRVQLEVACPDADPHVPSLFSVYPTVDWHERETYDFFGIVFDGHPGLTRIEMPDDWVGHPQRKDYPLGGVPVEYHGAQIPPPEERRSYH; the protein is encoded by the coding sequence GTGACAGACCAGGACCGGAGCGATCCCGCCACCGACCTCGGCGGTGAGGTCATCGGTGTGCGCCGTGGCATGTTCGGCATCAACGGCAGTGGCGACACCTCGGGGTATGGCCGGCTGGTCCGGGAAGTCGCGCTGCCGGGCAGCACGCCACGGCCGTACGGTGGGTATTTCGACGAGGTCGTCGACCGCCTGGCCGAGGTGCTGGGCGACGACGGATTCACCGCGGCCGTCGAGCGCGTTGTGGTGTTCCGCAGCCAGTTGACCGTCGAGGTCCGTCGGGAACATCTGGTTGCCGTCGCCCGGGCACTGCGCGACGACGAGCGGTTGCGCTTCGAATTGTGTTGTGGCGTCTCGGGTGTGCACTACCCGCAGGACGCGGGCCGGGAGTTGCACGCGTACTACCCACTGCTGTCGATCACCCACAACCGGCGGGTGCAGCTGGAAGTGGCGTGCCCCGACGCCGACCCGCATGTGCCGTCGCTGTTTTCGGTGTATCCCACGGTGGACTGGCATGAGCGCGAGACGTACGACTTCTTCGGCATCGTGTTCGACGGTCACCCCGGCCTGACCCGCATTGAAATGCCCGACGACTGGGTGGGCCACCCCCAGCGCAAGGACTACCCGCTGGGCGGTGTGCCGGTCGAATACCACGGCGCCCAGATCCCCCCGCCCGAAGAACGCAGGTCGTATCACTGA
- a CDS encoding NADH-quinone oxidoreductase subunit B family protein: MGLEEALPGGILLSTVEKVAGFVRKGSLWPATFGLACCAIEMMATASPRFDIARFGMERFSATPRQADLMIVAGRVSQKMAPVLRQVYDQMAEPKWVLAMGVCASSGGMFNNYAVVQGVDHVVPVDIYLPGCPPRPEMLLNAILALHAKIAEMPLGVHRAEAVAAAEKAALAAPTTLELKGLLR, from the coding sequence ATGGGATTAGAAGAAGCGCTGCCGGGCGGCATTCTGCTGTCGACGGTGGAGAAGGTCGCCGGATTCGTCCGCAAAGGGTCGCTCTGGCCGGCGACATTCGGGCTGGCCTGTTGTGCCATCGAGATGATGGCGACGGCTTCGCCCCGCTTCGACATCGCCCGGTTTGGCATGGAGCGGTTCTCGGCCACGCCGCGGCAGGCCGATCTGATGATCGTGGCGGGCCGGGTCAGCCAGAAGATGGCGCCGGTGTTGCGCCAGGTGTACGACCAGATGGCCGAACCCAAGTGGGTGTTGGCAATGGGGGTCTGCGCGTCCAGCGGCGGCATGTTCAACAACTACGCGGTGGTGCAGGGCGTCGACCATGTGGTGCCGGTGGACATCTATCTGCCGGGATGTCCGCCGCGGCCCGAGATGTTGCTGAACGCGATTCTGGCGTTGCACGCCAAGATCGCCGAGATGCCGCTGGGGGTGCACCGCGCCGAGGCAGTCGCGGCAGCCGAAAAGGCCGCGCTGGCCGCGCCCACCACCTTGGAACTCAAAGGGCTGCTGCGGTGA
- a CDS encoding NADH-quinone oxidoreductase subunit A gives MSLYLPILVLGVIAAAFAVVSVAIALVIGPRRFNRAKLEAYECGIEPVAGEQSGQRFPIKYYLTAMLFIVFDIEIVFLYPWAVSFDALGTFALVEMLIFMATVFVAYGYVWRRGGLEWD, from the coding sequence ATGAGTTTGTACCTGCCCATCCTGGTGCTGGGTGTCATCGCGGCTGCGTTCGCAGTGGTCTCCGTGGCGATCGCGCTGGTGATCGGCCCTCGGAGGTTCAACCGAGCCAAGCTGGAAGCCTACGAATGCGGTATCGAACCGGTCGCCGGCGAGCAGTCCGGTCAGCGGTTCCCGATCAAGTACTACCTGACGGCGATGCTGTTCATCGTGTTCGACATCGAGATCGTGTTCCTCTATCCATGGGCGGTCTCGTTCGATGCGTTGGGGACATTCGCACTGGTGGAGATGCTGATTTTCATGGCCACCGTGTTCGTCGCGTACGGGTACGTGTGGCGCCGGGGCGGCCTGGAATGGGATTAG
- a CDS encoding response regulator transcription factor, with the protein MSRPGAQPLHVLVYSSNARTREQVRLALGKRVHPELPDLTYTDVATGPMVIQLMDAGGFDLVILDGEASPVGGMGIAKQLKDEIDECPPVLVLTGRSDDAWLANWSRAEAAVPHPIDPVRLGDAVVGLLRTSAR; encoded by the coding sequence GTGTCTCGCCCGGGCGCGCAGCCCCTCCACGTGTTGGTGTACAGCAGCAATGCGCGCACGCGCGAACAGGTGCGTCTGGCGCTCGGCAAGCGCGTCCATCCCGAACTGCCGGATCTCACTTACACCGACGTGGCCACCGGCCCGATGGTGATCCAGTTGATGGACGCGGGCGGATTCGATCTGGTGATCCTCGACGGCGAGGCATCCCCCGTCGGCGGCATGGGCATTGCCAAACAACTCAAAGACGAGATCGACGAGTGTCCGCCGGTGCTGGTGCTCACGGGCCGTTCCGACGATGCGTGGCTGGCCAACTGGTCGCGTGCGGAGGCTGCGGTGCCGCATCCGATCGACCCGGTGCGACTGGGCGATGCGGTCGTAGGTTTGCTGCGCACATCCGCGCGTTGA